A window of Phragmites australis chromosome 2, lpPhrAust1.1, whole genome shotgun sequence genomic DNA:
ATCATACAAACAAAGTTGGGAATCATAGGATCACCAACCTGAATACATCAGTTTTCGAACAAAAGATGTATTGTTATACTTTAATAATCGATATCAGAACACATAACTCATCACTGCGAAGCAGCAAAACAATCAAAACTTTCGCACACCAGCATCAGAACTACTAAACGTAAATAGATTTGAGCACATTTTAATCTCACTTATCTTGTCGAAGTCTGCGAAGCAAGTCCAAGATAGGCCCAGAAGACTCGGCCTCCGCAGCCAGCTCCCTCACCATCACATCCGCAGCCCTCAAGTCCTCCCGCATATCCGCATTCAAAACAAGATGGGAGAAATGATTGTCCAGCACCACTCCCAGCACCCTGGCCAACGCTCCAAACGATGGCACACTGTCACACTGCTCCAATCCGAGCATCCCCGCAGCCTCGGGAGACGCCTGCGCCTCTGGGAACCTCCTGTACTTCTCAATCCACTTGTTGAGGTACCTCATCAGCCTGACCACCTCCCCGCCATCGAGCTCGGCCACGGCAGCACCAAGCACGATAGAGTCCACATTCCCCGACGCAAACAGGTAATGCAGGCACACTTCAGGTGAGGTGAAACCGTCGTGGCCCATCATGAGCAGCAGCGCGGCCCGCCTCGCCGCGGCATTGACCTTCTTCCCCGCGCCCTTCTCCCGGCACCTGTTGACAGCAAGCACCGCGGCGTCATTCCAACGGTTCTTGACGTCCACCATGGAATCGTAGGCCTTCACGGAGGCCGGCGAGAGGAAGCAGCGGAGCGCAGCGAGGAGCTCGGAGGATCGGAGATCGGCGGCCTGGCGGAGGATGGCGCAGACGAGGTCGGCGCGGTCCTGCTCGGAGAGCGAGGAGATGAGGTCGGGCGGCGGGTGCGGGAGGAGGCGAGACTCCGCGAGGGCAAGGAGGACGTCGTGCTCGGCGAGACGAGCCGCCCTGGAGGCGACGAGGGAGGCGATGGCGGCGGGGAAGTAGGGGGCGAGAGCCTGGATGGCCTCGGGGAGGctcgggggcgggggcgggagGGAGAGGGACTGGGAGAGCGTGGTGAGGAAGGAGCCGAGGAGAGTGCGGAGGCGCGGGAGGGAAGAGCAGGAGGAGAGGGATGCGACGAGGAAGGAAGCGGCGGTGCCGAGGGTGGGGTCGGCGGGGGAGAGCGACCAGGCGGAGGGCGGGATCGGGGTGGGGTGCGCGGAGGAGGTCGGCGGTGGTGGCGCGGCACCAGGAGTGAGAACGATGGGGTGGGCGCCCGCAGCGGCGggggtggcggcggggttggtgatGGCGGCAAGGAGGGTCATCGTGCCGGCGCCGACGAAacgaagggagaggagaggagaggggttagggttttggggggATAAATGGGGCGGCGCTTGTTGATGTTAATGCTATTCGACTGAAATGGGCCTCACTTTTGTAgttgggccgggccgggccgggtgGGGTTCCCCTTTTCCTTCACTCCCGTACTTGGGCTGGGTTGGGCTGGACTGTAAACAATTTCCTTCCTCTAAAAAagtaaagagagagagagagagagagacagagagagaaagaaaatggaGACTAGCGAAagaaccaaaaaagaaaaggaaagatcCGTGGCAAGCTCAGACTGACATAATATTGAGGCAGCGTATATGGAGACGATTTCTCTAATTTAACTGCACGTGTGTCGTTGACAAACGCAAGTAACGTGAGAGGATCTCTCCAGCATACACAGCCATTTGGTTCCTTCTATTTCTATAGCGTCTTCTCCTGCGATGTCTATTTCCTTCGGATCTACGTTGCACCGAGCGCGTGGATCGACTGCGGCGGCGGCTAGTAGTTCTGCGATGCGACAGCTGCTCCAGCCGCGCGCGGCGTGAGCGTGAGCGTGAGCGCACTTCTGGTTCTGGGCGCGACCGCTTCGAATTCGCCGCCGCAGAGGAAGGCGAGGGTGCTGTCGGAGCGCCTGACGGCCCGGTTGCAGAGCGCGCCGAGTAGCATGCCGGAGACGGGCGCGACGAGGTAGATCC
This region includes:
- the LOC133895410 gene encoding uncharacterized protein LOC133895410, which translates into the protein MTLLAAITNPAATPAAAGAHPIVLTPGAAPPPPTSSAHPTPIPPSAWSLSPADPTLGTAASFLVASLSSCSSLPRLRTLLGSFLTTLSQSLSLPPPPPSLPEAIQALAPYFPAAIASLVASRAARLAEHDVLLALAESRLLPHPPPDLISSLSEQDRADLVCAILRQAADLRSSELLAALRCFLSPASVKAYDSMVDVKNRWNDAAVLAVNRCREKGAGKKVNAAARRAALLLMMGHDGFTSPEVCLHYLFASGNVDSIVLGAAVAELDGGEVVRLMRYLNKWIEKYRRFPEAQASPEAAGMLGLEQCDSVPSFGALARVLGVVLDNHFSHLVLNADMREDLRAADVMVRELAAEAESSGPILDLLRRLRQDK